One segment of Agromyces albus DNA contains the following:
- a CDS encoding sensor histidine kinase: protein MPWSDLVAVAVVALTTTAVVGGLALLALLMLRRTSVVVQVCVLVLAAIVSVVASMVGAANQMYLSEHDLTVAIAVSAISGVVSLVLVAVLGWLVARNSRLLSLAARRIGAGERLESAGRYSNSELNALADELVATSAKLAESREREQRIEASRRELVAWISHDLRTPLSGIRAMAEALEDGIAADPARYHRQMRMQVDQLSSMVDDLFELSKIDSDALRLSLKEVSLYDIVSDTVADLRPASQGREIRVEAPLAQELVVMADPRQLSRAIGNLLMNVIQHTPQGSPITVAVDLVDDRAMVSVIDAGGGIDEADLDRVFEPAWRGSKARTPSLEDTRSSGGAGLGLGLAIVKGIMSAHRGEVSVRNVPGGCRFDLLLPRDASIGA from the coding sequence ATGCCGTGGTCTGATCTCGTCGCGGTGGCGGTCGTCGCGCTCACGACGACTGCCGTCGTCGGCGGGCTCGCGCTCCTGGCGCTGCTGATGCTGCGGCGAACGTCGGTCGTCGTGCAGGTGTGCGTGCTCGTGCTCGCCGCGATCGTGTCGGTCGTCGCGAGCATGGTCGGCGCCGCGAACCAGATGTACCTCTCGGAGCACGACCTCACGGTCGCGATCGCCGTCTCGGCGATCTCGGGGGTCGTGTCGCTCGTGCTCGTCGCCGTACTGGGGTGGCTCGTCGCGCGCAACTCGCGGTTGCTCTCGCTCGCTGCGCGTCGCATCGGCGCGGGCGAGCGGCTCGAGTCGGCGGGCCGGTACTCGAACAGCGAGCTCAACGCGCTCGCCGACGAGCTCGTGGCGACGAGCGCGAAGCTCGCCGAGTCCCGCGAGCGCGAGCAGCGCATAGAGGCCTCCCGCCGGGAGCTCGTCGCGTGGATCTCGCACGACCTGCGCACACCGCTCTCCGGCATCCGTGCGATGGCCGAGGCCCTCGAAGACGGCATCGCGGCCGATCCCGCCCGCTATCACCGCCAGATGCGCATGCAGGTCGACCAGCTCTCGAGCATGGTCGACGACCTCTTCGAGCTCTCGAAGATCGACTCCGACGCGCTGCGCCTCTCACTCAAGGAGGTGTCGCTCTACGACATCGTGAGCGACACGGTCGCCGACCTGCGGCCCGCGTCGCAAGGGCGCGAGATCCGCGTCGAGGCGCCGCTCGCGCAAGAGCTCGTCGTGATGGCCGACCCGCGACAGCTCTCGCGGGCGATCGGCAACCTGCTCATGAACGTGATCCAGCACACCCCGCAGGGCTCGCCCATCACGGTCGCCGTCGATCTCGTCGACGACCGGGCGATGGTCTCGGTCATCGATGCGGGCGGCGGCATCGACGAGGCCGACCTCGACCGCGTGTTCGAACCCGCCTGGCGTGGCTCGAAGGCGCGCACACCCTCACTCGAGGACACCCGATCTAGCGGCGGCGCCGGCCTCGGCCTCGGCCTCGCGATCGTCAAGGGCATCATGAGCGCGCACCGCGGCGAGGTCTCGGTGCGCAATGTGCCCGGCGGATGCCGCTTCGACCTGCTGCTCCCCCGCGACGCGTCGATCGGGGCGTGA
- a CDS encoding ABC transporter permease translates to MLPFVLRRLASGVVLVFVISVIAYALLYLGGGDIARRILGQNATDDVVAQKAADLGLDQPLLTQYFDWLTSAFGGDLGRSWFTGQLVAVSVSSRLAVTLSIVIGATIIAAIVAVVLGVLAARRGGWIDNVVQFVSVIGFAIPGFLIALVLVLVFAINLGLFKATGYVPFASSPSGWITSVTLPVVALSIGAIATVAQQVRGSVLDALSRDYVRTLRSRGLSTNRVVYKHVLRNAGGPALAVLAVQFIGLLGAAVIVEQIFALPGLGQLAVQATGAGDIPVVMGVVIVSAIIVVIVNLLIDLAQAALNPKVRLS, encoded by the coding sequence ATGCTGCCATTCGTGTTGCGCCGCCTCGCATCGGGCGTCGTGCTCGTGTTCGTGATCTCGGTGATCGCGTACGCGCTCCTCTACCTCGGCGGCGGTGACATCGCCCGCCGCATCCTCGGCCAGAACGCGACCGACGACGTCGTCGCGCAGAAGGCCGCCGATCTCGGCCTCGACCAGCCGCTGCTCACCCAGTACTTCGACTGGCTCACCTCGGCGTTCGGCGGCGACCTCGGCCGCTCGTGGTTCACGGGCCAGCTCGTGGCGGTCAGCGTCTCGAGCCGGCTCGCCGTCACCCTCTCGATCGTGATCGGCGCGACGATCATCGCGGCGATCGTCGCGGTCGTGCTCGGTGTGCTCGCGGCCCGCCGCGGCGGCTGGATCGACAATGTCGTGCAGTTCGTGTCCGTGATCGGGTTCGCGATCCCCGGCTTCCTCATCGCCCTCGTGCTCGTGCTCGTCTTCGCGATCAACCTCGGGTTGTTCAAGGCGACCGGGTACGTTCCGTTCGCCTCGTCGCCGAGCGGATGGATCACATCGGTGACCCTGCCGGTCGTCGCGCTCTCGATCGGAGCCATCGCAACGGTCGCCCAGCAGGTGCGCGGGTCGGTGCTCGACGCGCTCTCGCGCGACTACGTGCGCACCCTCCGCAGCCGAGGGCTCAGCACCAACCGGGTCGTCTACAAGCACGTGCTGCGGAATGCGGGCGGGCCGGCGCTCGCCGTGCTCGCCGTGCAATTCATCGGCCTGCTCGGCGCCGCCGTCATCGTCGAGCAGATCTTCGCGCTCCCGGGCCTCGGGCAGCTCGCAGTGCAGGCCACGGGCGCCGGCGACATCCCCGTCGTCATGGGCGTCGTGATCGTCAGCGCGATCATCGTCGTCATCGTGAACCTCCTCATCGACCTCGCGCAGGCGGCCCTCAACCCGAAGGTGAGACTGTCATGA
- the arfB gene encoding alternative ribosome rescue aminoacyl-tRNA hydrolase ArfB: MPAAHRPGLRIGSGLTIPESELSWRFSRSSGPGGQGVNTADSRAELVWDVAGSAVLSPFQRERLLERLSSRLVDGVLTITASEHRAQLRNRNAARARLAAVVADALRPPSPSRRPTRPSRGAKERRLEAKKRRTDVKRLRRPPHD, translated from the coding sequence ATGCCCGCTGCCCACCGTCCTGGTCTTCGGATCGGCTCCGGACTCACGATCCCCGAGTCTGAGCTGTCTTGGCGGTTCTCGCGGTCATCCGGTCCCGGCGGGCAAGGCGTGAACACTGCCGACTCCCGAGCGGAACTCGTGTGGGATGTGGCCGGCTCGGCCGTCCTCTCTCCGTTCCAGCGGGAGCGACTGCTCGAGCGTCTGAGCAGTCGCCTTGTCGACGGAGTACTGACGATCACCGCATCCGAGCACCGCGCGCAATTGCGCAACAGGAATGCTGCGCGTGCTCGGCTCGCCGCTGTCGTGGCCGACGCTCTGCGGCCGCCGTCACCGTCGCGACGACCGACGCGTCCGAGTCGCGGTGCCAAGGAAAGGCGCTTGGAAGCGAAGAAGCGGCGCACCGACGTCAAGCGACTGCGTCGCCCACCTCACGACTGA
- a CDS encoding DUF1801 domain-containing protein — protein MGEPKTVPTDADVHQFLDAAATARRREEGLRLAEIFGEVTGTDPVMWGPTMVGYGSFRYISRANPRTRGNWFKTGFSPRKAQLTFYGLNDLPEATALLPKLGTFTEGVSCVYAKKLDDLDLEVLRQLIAIAWSRADDPEATS, from the coding sequence ATGGGTGAACCGAAGACGGTGCCGACGGATGCGGACGTGCACCAGTTCCTCGACGCGGCCGCGACTGCCCGCCGCCGTGAGGAAGGGCTTCGGCTCGCCGAGATCTTCGGCGAGGTCACGGGCACGGATCCGGTCATGTGGGGTCCCACGATGGTGGGATACGGCAGCTTCCGCTACATCTCGCGGGCGAACCCGCGCACGCGCGGGAACTGGTTCAAGACCGGGTTCTCGCCCCGCAAGGCGCAGTTGACGTTCTACGGACTGAACGACCTGCCGGAGGCCACCGCACTGCTTCCGAAGCTGGGCACTTTCACGGAGGGCGTCAGCTGCGTGTACGCCAAGAAGCTCGACGACCTCGATCTCGAGGTGCTGCGCCAGCTGATCGCGATCGCGTGGTCACGGGCAGACGACCCCGAAGCGACGTCGTGA
- a CDS encoding response regulator transcription factor, which produces MNVPHLPPSSIGNEDLVGRRVLLVDDDPTVAEVASSYLRATGFVVEEASDGFAALEAAERVAPDLIVLDRMLPGIDGLEVFRRLRERMSTPVILLTALGSEDDRIAGLEAGADDYLSKPFSTRELVLRVQSVLRRSIGEFTPESVLEYGEFRLDPSAHVATRAGVELALTAREFDLFEFLLKHPNQVFSREELLRTVWGWTYGDLSTVTVHVRRLREKIERDPRSPVLLTTVWGVGYRFTMGGVSDAVV; this is translated from the coding sequence GTGAACGTGCCTCACCTTCCGCCGTCGTCGATCGGCAATGAAGATCTCGTGGGCCGTCGAGTGCTCCTCGTCGACGACGATCCGACGGTCGCCGAGGTCGCGTCGAGCTACCTGCGCGCCACGGGCTTCGTGGTCGAGGAGGCGAGCGACGGATTCGCCGCACTCGAGGCCGCCGAGCGGGTCGCACCCGACCTCATCGTGCTCGACCGCATGCTGCCCGGCATCGACGGACTCGAGGTGTTCCGGCGGCTTCGCGAACGCATGTCGACCCCGGTCATCCTGCTCACGGCTCTCGGGTCCGAAGACGATCGCATCGCGGGTCTCGAGGCGGGTGCCGACGACTACCTCTCGAAGCCGTTCTCGACGCGCGAGCTCGTCTTGCGGGTGCAGTCGGTGCTCCGCCGGTCGATCGGGGAGTTCACGCCCGAGTCCGTGCTCGAGTACGGCGAGTTCCGCCTCGACCCGTCGGCGCACGTCGCGACCCGGGCGGGCGTCGAGCTGGCCCTGACGGCGCGCGAGTTCGACCTGTTCGAGTTCCTGCTGAAGCATCCGAACCAGGTCTTCAGCCGTGAGGAGCTGCTGCGAACCGTGTGGGGCTGGACCTACGGCGACCTCTCGACGGTGACGGTGCACGTGCGCCGCTTGCGGGAGAAGATCGAACGCGACCCGCGCTCGCCCGTCTTGCTGACGACCGTCTGGGGCGTCGGCTATCGATTCACGATGGGCGGTGTCTCCGATGCCGTGGTCTGA
- a CDS encoding ABC transporter substrate-binding protein produces MLRWRTATAAVAITAALALSSCAADTGSTQGGGGTLTLGAIVAPTTFDPAGSEWGNRAPFYQAVYDTLLLATSEGEIEPFLAESFEYNDDNTVLTLTIRDDVTFTDGSKLDADVVKQNLERFQTGTSPDAGYFAGITSVEAPDATTVVITLAAPDPAMLNYLTRDPGLIASAEALADPDSLATDPVGSGPYVLDTAATVTGTSYTYTKNPDYWNPDLQHYDTLTINVLADATAGLNAIKAGEVNGIKLASNDNLAEVEGAGWTVNANELDFQGLLLLDRAGTMSEPLSDVRVRQAINYAFDREALLTALQSDHGTVTGQVFPESSPAFDPALDERYPYDPEKAKDLLAEAGYADGFTLSMPSSTVLGSTTYTLLSQQLADIGITAEYTDPGNNFIADLLAPKFPASFMALEQNPDWQLIQFMIAPNSVFNPFKYADPQVDEYLAQIQAGDEATQAEVAKQLNEYIVEQAWFAPFYRVQNSVPTDANTSVEMMPTNVYPAIYDFQPKG; encoded by the coding sequence ATGCTCCGATGGAGAACCGCCACAGCAGCTGTCGCCATCACCGCCGCACTCGCACTGTCGAGCTGCGCCGCTGATACGGGATCCACCCAAGGGGGAGGAGGCACGCTCACGCTCGGTGCCATCGTCGCGCCGACGACGTTCGACCCCGCCGGTTCGGAATGGGGCAACCGCGCCCCCTTCTACCAGGCGGTGTACGACACCCTCCTGCTCGCCACGTCCGAGGGTGAGATCGAGCCGTTCCTGGCCGAGTCGTTCGAGTACAACGACGACAACACCGTGCTGACCCTCACGATCCGCGACGACGTCACCTTCACGGATGGCTCCAAGCTCGACGCCGATGTCGTGAAGCAGAACCTCGAGCGGTTCCAGACCGGCACGTCTCCCGACGCCGGGTACTTCGCGGGCATCACTTCGGTCGAGGCACCCGACGCCACGACCGTGGTCATCACCCTCGCGGCGCCCGACCCCGCGATGCTGAACTACCTCACCCGCGACCCGGGGCTGATCGCGAGTGCCGAGGCACTTGCCGACCCCGACTCGCTCGCCACCGACCCGGTCGGCTCGGGCCCGTACGTGCTCGACACTGCGGCGACCGTCACCGGAACGAGCTACACGTACACGAAGAACCCCGACTACTGGAACCCCGACCTCCAGCACTACGACACCCTCACGATCAACGTGCTCGCCGATGCCACGGCAGGCCTGAACGCGATCAAGGCCGGGGAGGTCAACGGCATCAAGCTCGCGAGCAACGACAACCTCGCCGAGGTCGAAGGCGCCGGCTGGACCGTCAATGCCAACGAACTCGACTTCCAGGGCCTCCTCCTGCTCGACCGCGCCGGCACCATGAGCGAACCGCTCTCCGACGTGCGCGTGCGCCAGGCCATCAACTACGCGTTCGACCGCGAGGCGCTGCTCACCGCGCTGCAGAGCGACCACGGCACCGTCACCGGCCAGGTCTTCCCCGAGTCGAGCCCGGCGTTCGACCCGGCGCTCGACGAGCGCTACCCCTATGACCCCGAGAAGGCCAAGGACCTGCTCGCGGAGGCGGGCTACGCCGACGGGTTCACACTCTCGATGCCGAGCTCCACGGTGCTCGGCTCGACCACCTACACGCTCCTCAGCCAGCAGCTCGCCGACATCGGCATCACGGCGGAGTACACCGACCCGGGCAACAACTTCATCGCCGACCTGCTCGCGCCGAAGTTCCCCGCGTCGTTCATGGCACTCGAGCAGAACCCCGACTGGCAGCTCATCCAGTTCATGATCGCCCCGAACTCCGTATTCAACCCGTTCAAGTACGCGGATCCGCAGGTCGACGAGTACCTCGCCCAGATCCAGGCGGGCGACGAGGCCACCCAGGCCGAGGTGGCCAAGCAGCTCAACGAGTACATCGTCGAGCAGGCCTGGTTCGCCCCGTTCTACCGCGTGCAGAACAGCGTCCCGACCGACGCCAACACGAGCGTCGAGATGATGCCGACGAACGTGTACCCGGCCATCTACGACTTCCAGCCGAAGGGCTGA
- a CDS encoding dipeptide/oligopeptide/nickel ABC transporter permease/ATP-binding protein codes for MTTAITPPNTIPTPTGRTSLLRRVIRRPLGTISLAFLLVVAVIAVIGPLIAPYDPNQASLQLVLAQPSAEHPLGADSGGRDVLSRLLAATQISIAAALVALVTALLIGVIAGLIAGYYRGWFDNVASWFTALVMALPGIVVLLAARAVVGPSVWAAMFIFGILLAPAYFRLVYAAVSAVRSELYVDAARVSGLSDLRIISRHILSVVRAPIIIQSAIVAGIAIAIQSGLEFLGLGDMSVPTWGSMLNDGFINIYKAPLLMMWPSLAIALTSIALTLLANVMRDALERTVQVRRRRRRAVATATGSIAAVTTSIGTVTGGIGIDAEAEPTIRHADDERAAARAGDTILDVRDLRIGYGQDDGGTLEVVHGVSLDIRRGEVHGLIGESGSGKTQTAFAVLGLLPRGGHITGGSVDYEGVRLDTLGEREYTAIRGRRIGYIPQEPMSNLDPSFTIGSQLVEPLRVGLGLSKKDATEKALALLERVGIPDPKRTFAAYPHEVSGGMAQRVLIAGAVSTDPDLIIADEPTTALDVTVQAEVLDLLRDLQAERQMALLLVTHNFGVVADLCDRVSVMQHGLIVEHGPVRAIFGRAEHPYTRSLLGAILDEGPARAPLGGGIEKAGIEQAGIEQADIVKGGAR; via the coding sequence ATGACCACCGCCATCACGCCACCCAACACGATCCCCACGCCGACCGGTCGCACGTCGCTGCTGCGCCGGGTGATCCGCCGCCCGCTCGGCACGATCTCGCTCGCGTTCCTCCTCGTCGTCGCGGTCATCGCCGTGATCGGCCCGCTGATCGCCCCGTACGACCCGAACCAGGCCTCGCTGCAGCTCGTGCTCGCGCAGCCGAGTGCGGAGCATCCGCTCGGTGCCGACAGCGGCGGCCGCGACGTGCTCTCCCGCCTGCTCGCGGCGACGCAGATCAGCATCGCCGCGGCGCTCGTCGCCCTCGTCACCGCGCTCCTGATCGGTGTGATCGCGGGCCTCATCGCGGGGTACTACCGCGGCTGGTTCGACAACGTCGCGTCGTGGTTCACGGCGCTCGTCATGGCACTGCCCGGCATCGTCGTGCTGCTGGCCGCGCGAGCGGTCGTGGGCCCGTCGGTGTGGGCGGCGATGTTCATCTTCGGCATCCTGCTCGCGCCGGCGTACTTCCGGCTCGTGTACGCCGCCGTCTCGGCGGTGCGCTCCGAGCTCTACGTCGACGCGGCCCGGGTGTCGGGCCTCAGCGACCTGCGGATCATCTCGCGCCACATCCTCTCGGTCGTACGCGCGCCGATCATCATCCAGTCGGCGATCGTCGCCGGCATCGCGATCGCGATCCAGTCGGGACTCGAGTTCCTGGGCCTCGGCGATATGTCGGTGCCGACGTGGGGGTCGATGCTGAACGACGGCTTCATCAACATCTACAAGGCGCCGCTGCTCATGATGTGGCCGTCGCTCGCGATCGCCCTCACCTCCATAGCCCTGACCCTGCTCGCGAACGTCATGCGCGACGCGCTCGAGCGCACCGTGCAGGTGCGACGCCGGCGTCGCCGGGCCGTCGCCACCGCGACCGGGTCGATCGCCGCCGTGACCACGTCGATCGGGACCGTCACCGGTGGGATCGGAATCGACGCCGAAGCAGAGCCGACCATCCGTCACGCCGACGACGAACGCGCCGCGGCCCGCGCCGGCGACACGATCCTCGACGTGCGCGACCTCCGCATCGGCTACGGGCAGGACGACGGCGGCACGCTCGAGGTCGTGCACGGCGTCTCCCTCGACATCCGCCGCGGCGAGGTGCACGGCCTCATCGGGGAATCGGGCTCGGGCAAGACCCAGACCGCGTTCGCCGTGCTCGGCCTCCTGCCGCGCGGCGGCCACATCACGGGCGGTTCCGTCGACTACGAGGGCGTGCGTCTCGACACCCTGGGGGAGCGGGAGTACACCGCGATCCGCGGGCGGCGCATCGGGTACATCCCGCAGGAGCCGATGTCGAACCTCGACCCGTCGTTCACGATCGGCAGCCAGCTCGTCGAACCCCTGCGGGTGGGCCTCGGCCTCAGTAAGAAGGACGCGACCGAGAAGGCGCTCGCGCTGCTCGAGCGGGTCGGCATCCCCGATCCCAAGCGCACGTTCGCCGCCTACCCGCACGAGGTGTCGGGCGGCATGGCGCAGCGCGTGCTCATCGCCGGCGCGGTCTCGACCGACCCCGACCTCATCATCGCCGACGAGCCGACCACGGCCCTCGACGTGACGGTGCAGGCCGAGGTGCTCGACCTGCTGCGCGACCTGCAGGCGGAGCGCCAGATGGCGTTGCTCCTCGTCACGCACAACTTCGGCGTCGTCGCCGATCTCTGCGACCGGGTGTCGGTGATGCAGCACGGCCTCATCGTCGAGCACGGCCCGGTTCGTGCGATCTTCGGGCGTGCGGAGCATCCGTACACCCGTTCGCTCCTCGGCGCGATCCTCGACGAGGGC
- a CDS encoding GNAT family N-acetyltransferase, which yields MDSRVCIRTAGPADAIGLARLKEAWADLPSPATDAERTEFAGSLARWMQERGDSVICQVAELEGALIGMAWLIVFERVPDIRNRQRRTGDIQSVFVQPSHRARGIGSQLIRTLTVVADDLGIPRVTVSANSQALAIYQALGFVETPFLLERRARAMSSR from the coding sequence GTGGATAGCAGGGTGTGCATACGAACCGCGGGTCCGGCGGATGCGATCGGGCTGGCCCGGCTGAAGGAAGCCTGGGCGGATCTTCCGAGTCCCGCGACCGACGCGGAGCGGACCGAGTTCGCTGGTTCGCTCGCTCGATGGATGCAGGAGCGGGGCGACAGCGTGATCTGCCAGGTTGCGGAGCTCGAGGGGGCGCTCATCGGGATGGCATGGCTCATCGTGTTCGAGCGAGTGCCGGACATCCGAAACAGACAGCGGCGCACAGGAGACATCCAGAGCGTGTTCGTGCAGCCGAGTCATCGAGCTCGCGGAATAGGCAGTCAATTGATCCGCACATTGACCGTCGTCGCTGACGATCTCGGCATCCCACGAGTTACGGTGAGCGCCAACTCGCAGGCCCTCGCCATCTATCAAGCCCTCGGCTTCGTCGAGACGCCGTTTCTGCTTGAACGACGGGCGCGGGCCATGTCGTCGCGCTGA
- a CDS encoding TetR/AcrR family transcriptional regulator has translation MNKATATTGRNKPRGSYAKTGMKRAAILEAALAVFAKGGYRAGSLREMASHVGMSEAGLLHHFPNKSALLAAVLELRDEHAMEMVPFDAADPLEPIRGLITLARYNASVPGVVELYCTLSAEGTSPDHPAHDYFVGRYDLTVSRLTHNFARCAERGILRPGLRPESAARATVALMDGLQVQWLLDRDGVDMADELEVYLRGIVDLDA, from the coding sequence GTGAACAAGGCCACTGCCACGACCGGGCGGAACAAGCCGCGAGGCTCGTATGCCAAGACCGGCATGAAGCGGGCCGCGATCCTCGAGGCCGCGCTCGCGGTGTTCGCCAAAGGCGGGTACCGGGCCGGTTCGCTGCGCGAGATGGCGAGCCACGTCGGCATGAGCGAGGCCGGGCTGCTGCATCACTTCCCGAACAAGAGCGCGCTCCTCGCGGCCGTGCTCGAACTCCGCGACGAGCACGCCATGGAGATGGTGCCGTTCGATGCCGCGGATCCGCTCGAGCCGATCCGCGGCCTCATCACCCTCGCCCGCTACAACGCCTCGGTACCCGGGGTGGTCGAGCTGTACTGCACACTCTCAGCCGAGGGAACCTCGCCCGATCATCCGGCTCATGACTACTTCGTCGGTCGCTACGATCTCACCGTCAGCAGGCTCACGCACAATTTCGCCCGCTGCGCAGAGCGCGGCATCCTGCGACCAGGGCTGCGCCCCGAGAGCGCCGCCCGTGCCACGGTCGCGCTCATGGACGGCCTCCAGGTGCAGTGGCTGCTCGACCGAGACGGCGTCGACATGGCCGACGAGCTCGAGGTCTACCTGCGCGGCATCGTCGACCTCGACGCCTGA